ATGGTGCTCACAGGGGTGTGGCGGGAAGCCGGGGTTTTTAACATCGAACAGTTGGATCCGGACAGGTTCATGGAGGCCTTAAACAACTACGGTCTTCCGTGGCAGATTGTTGAACACGGACCACTCTCGGATAAGGTATAAGAAGAAGAGCTAACCGAACACCCCGGAAATTGCGTTCCAGGAGTTTGGGCGCAGACTGATGAAAAATGGCAGAGAGATTCAAGAGGCCATCCTCGCTGTTTCAATAAAGGATGCGGACGCACCAGCCGTATACCACGCACTGCCGCTGGCCGCAAGGGTAGAGGTCCTTAAAGGGCTCGATGCCGGCGGACGGCGATCGCTGACGCGCCTCCTCAAAGACTCCAGGAAGAAAAGCTTCGCTGCGGCAGAGAAGAGATTCCTCAGACTTGCAAAAGAACGAATAAGTACGCCCGTGTATCTCCTCGATGAAATGCTCATCGAGGAGAACATGCGGCTCCTGCGGTACGTTAAGGACCGAACGGGCTGCAAGGTATTGCACGCGTTGAAAGCATATGCCTCGTTCGCTACTTTTCCAATGATGCGCAGATACCTTGATGGGACGTGTGCAAGCGGACTGAACGAGGCAAAGCTCGGCAAAGAAGAATTCAGGAAAGAGGTCCACACCTTTGCAGCAGCGTACAAAGAAGAAGAGATCGATCAGATACTCGGCTACTCCGACACGATCATATTCAACTCCTTTTATCAGTTGGAGGAGTATGGGGAACGGGCGAAGAAGAGCGGGCTGGAAATAGGCCTCAGGGTGAATCCCGGACACTCAGAGGTTGCTACGAAGATGTATGATCCCTGCGCCCCGGCATCCCGCTTGGGGATAACTCACAATGCGGCAAGGGAAGAATTCCCGAAGTATGCGCATCTTATAAGCGGGTTGCACTTTCATGCCATGTGTGAGCAGAATTCGGATGTGCTCGAGAGAATTCTGGCATCCTTTGAACGACTCTACGGGGAATACATTAAAGGCCTGAAATGGGTCAATTTCGGCGGCGGTCACCATATAACGCGTGATAATTACGACTTGGAGCGACTCATCAGAACAGTAAACAAATTCAAGAAACAGTATAACGTCCAGGTGTATCTGGAACCCGGCGAGGCGAGTGTCTATAACGCGGGCGTTCTGATAACATCAGTACTGGACATTGTAAAAAACAGGATGCAAATCGCCATACTCGACGCATCGGCGGAGACGCATATGCCGGACGTATTGCTGATGCCGTACAGGCCGCACGTGCTGGGATCGGCGCCTGCCAACGAGAAACACTATACGTACAGGCTTACAGGACCGAGCTGCCTTGCGGGTGATGTGATGGGTGATTACTCGTTGGACCGGCCGCTGCAGAGAGGGAACAGGCTGGTCTTTTCTGACATGGCCCTGTACAGTATCGTGAAAAACACTACATTTAACGGAATAAGTCTCCCGGACATTGCAGTACTCAG
The DNA window shown above is from Syntrophorhabdaceae bacterium and carries:
- the nspC gene encoding carboxynorspermidine decarboxylase, encoding MKNGREIQEAILAVSIKDADAPAVYHALPLAARVEVLKGLDAGGRRSLTRLLKDSRKKSFAAAEKRFLRLAKERISTPVYLLDEMLIEENMRLLRYVKDRTGCKVLHALKAYASFATFPMMRRYLDGTCASGLNEAKLGKEEFRKEVHTFAAAYKEEEIDQILGYSDTIIFNSFYQLEEYGERAKKSGLEIGLRVNPGHSEVATKMYDPCAPASRLGITHNAAREEFPKYAHLISGLHFHAMCEQNSDVLERILASFERLYGEYIKGLKWVNFGGGHHITRDNYDLERLIRTVNKFKKQYNVQVYLEPGEASVYNAGVLITSVLDIVKNRMQIAILDASAETHMPDVLLMPYRPHVLGSAPANEKHYTYRLTGPSCLAGDVMGDYSLDRPLQRGNRLVFSDMALYSIVKNTTFNGISLPDIAVLRKRGKLEIVKRFGYNDYKGRQS